One stretch of Streptomyces agglomeratus DNA includes these proteins:
- a CDS encoding phosphatidylinositol-specific phospholipase C — protein sequence MSVDRRSFLTGAAALSATALLGLPKATAAPRALSVQDWMAGLDDSTPLGRLTVPGTHDSGARVGGPWVACQNTSVAEQLRSGIRFLDVRCRVTGDSFAIHHGAYYQNLMFGDVLVACQDFLLARPSETVLMRVKQEYSSAADAEFRRIFDLYLDGKGWRPLFRIDAALPALGQARGRVVLLADNGGLPGVRYGDAALFDIQDDYMAEPGAKYPQIEAHFRKAAQQPGKLFLNYVSTSALLPPRWNSDRLNPRVHSFLDGAEAGGWTGLGVVPMDFPNTRPGLVESLIRHNAWQGFGRPTAKGAR from the coding sequence ATGAGCGTGGACCGGCGCAGCTTTCTCACCGGAGCGGCGGCGCTCTCCGCGACCGCCCTGCTCGGACTGCCGAAGGCCACCGCGGCGCCTCGGGCCCTGTCCGTACAGGACTGGATGGCGGGCCTCGACGACAGCACACCCTTGGGGCGGCTGACCGTCCCGGGCACCCACGACTCGGGTGCGCGCGTCGGCGGCCCCTGGGTGGCGTGCCAGAACACCTCCGTGGCCGAGCAACTCCGCAGCGGCATCCGCTTCCTGGACGTACGGTGCCGGGTCACCGGAGACTCCTTCGCCATCCATCACGGCGCGTACTACCAGAACCTGATGTTCGGCGATGTGCTCGTCGCCTGCCAGGACTTCCTGCTCGCCCGCCCCTCCGAGACAGTCCTGATGCGCGTCAAGCAGGAGTACTCGTCGGCGGCCGACGCGGAGTTCCGCCGGATCTTCGACCTCTACCTGGACGGCAAGGGCTGGCGGCCGCTCTTCCGGATCGACGCGGCCCTGCCGGCGCTGGGGCAGGCCCGGGGCAGGGTCGTACTGCTCGCCGACAACGGCGGACTGCCCGGGGTCCGGTACGGGGACGCGGCGCTCTTCGACATCCAGGACGACTACATGGCCGAGCCGGGCGCCAAGTACCCCCAGATCGAAGCCCACTTCCGCAAGGCCGCGCAGCAGCCCGGCAAACTGTTCCTCAACTACGTCAGCACGTCGGCGCTGCTGCCGCCCCGCTGGAACTCCGACCGGCTCAACCCCAGGGTGCACAGCTTCCTCGACGGCGCCGAGGCAGGCGGCTGGACCGGCCTGGGTGTGGTCCCGATGGACTTCCCGAACACCCGTCCGGGGCTGGTCGAGTCCCTCATCCGCCACAACGCCTGGCAGGGCTTCGGCCGTCCGACGGCGAAGGGGGCGAGGTAG
- a CDS encoding DUF998 domain-containing protein, whose product MDLTRDTPDALRQPAPPLRLHRPARGRRRLTAAVLTGAALLYNGWLLELSLPTGLDYRHSYVSELFAADQPFRALFGGMEAACAALVMAGALLARDLLPDAAARTGWWALFGFGTSSLADVLLPMGCAPSLEPDCQAVHPWHTVTSGLVHFFLFASMVAFCVAAAPTPSRAPVIRRWGPRLLAGAMVSAVTTVGPLIGHPGWHGVPQRAHVLLVGLWFALLAREVAAPDGTGPGAPYAAAGSPAVAEPGQHPESRPAGRTP is encoded by the coding sequence ATGGACCTGACCCGCGACACCCCGGACGCGCTCCGGCAGCCAGCACCGCCCTTACGGCTCCACCGGCCGGCCCGCGGACGGCGGAGACTCACGGCGGCCGTGCTGACCGGCGCGGCACTGCTTTACAACGGCTGGCTCCTGGAGCTGTCGCTGCCGACCGGCCTGGACTACCGGCATTCCTACGTGAGCGAGCTCTTCGCCGCCGATCAGCCCTTCCGGGCACTGTTCGGCGGCATGGAGGCCGCCTGCGCCGCACTCGTCATGGCGGGCGCTCTCCTGGCCCGCGATCTGCTTCCGGACGCCGCGGCCCGGACCGGCTGGTGGGCACTGTTCGGATTCGGTACGTCGTCACTGGCCGACGTACTGCTGCCCATGGGTTGCGCACCCTCACTGGAACCGGACTGCCAGGCCGTACATCCCTGGCACACCGTCACGAGCGGGCTGGTGCACTTCTTCCTCTTCGCCTCCATGGTGGCCTTCTGCGTGGCGGCGGCGCCGACCCCCTCCCGCGCGCCGGTGATCCGCCGCTGGGGCCCGCGACTGCTGGCCGGGGCGATGGTGTCCGCCGTCACCACCGTCGGCCCGCTGATCGGCCATCCCGGCTGGCACGGTGTGCCGCAGCGGGCACATGTCCTGCTGGTGGGGCTGTGGTTCGCGCTCCTCGCCCGTGAGGTGGCGGCACCGGACGGGACCGGGCCGGGCGCACCGTACGCGGCGGCCGGTTCACCGGCGGTCGCCGAACCGGGGCAACACCCGGAGAGCCGGCCGGCCGGCCGCACTCCCTGA
- a CDS encoding DMT family transporter, with protein sequence MASVLSVLFAVLTAVGNATGTVLQRIAARRVPPGDAFSFRLIPHLVHSAAWLGGIAVIVVAAACQALALTLGSMSLVQPILVSELPFTLLIACMVSRRPLPAAGWAAAGMIAAGLGLALAAASPYERHSPSRRACGQ encoded by the coding sequence GTGGCATCCGTACTCTCCGTGCTGTTCGCCGTGCTCACGGCGGTGGGCAACGCAACCGGCACGGTGCTCCAGCGGATCGCCGCGCGGCGCGTACCGCCGGGTGACGCGTTCAGCTTCCGGCTCATCCCTCACCTGGTGCACAGCGCGGCGTGGCTCGGCGGGATCGCCGTCATCGTCGTGGCCGCGGCGTGCCAGGCGCTGGCCCTGACCCTGGGGTCGATGTCGCTGGTCCAGCCCATCCTCGTGAGCGAACTGCCGTTCACCCTCCTGATCGCCTGCATGGTCTCCCGGCGTCCGCTCCCCGCGGCCGGCTGGGCGGCGGCGGGGATGATCGCCGCCGGCCTCGGTCTCGCCCTGGCCGCGGCGTCCCCGTACGAACGCCACTCCCCGTCACGCCGGGCGTGTGGGCAGTGA
- a CDS encoding alkaline phosphatase D family protein, which produces MNSHQPELRAAVRRLGRRHFLTLTAAAAALAFATELPAAGAASVPELDARKITENPFTLGLASGDPLPDSVVLWTRLAPRPLEPDSGLPEKRVVVTWELAHDEMFLRPVRGGTVTAHPEFDHTLHVEVPGLDPDRPYYYRFRTGAWASPTGRTRTAPAADTAKSQLKLAAVACQAYHHGYYTPYRHLAGEDLDLVVHLGDYLYEYAVDSAGGARGYTDRLLPAHFDREAMTLADYRLRYALYKSDPDLAAAHAAHPFVVTWDDHETENNYAGGRSENNDPPEEFLLRRAGAYRAYWENQPLRAPQRPRGPDMRLYRRLTFGRLAQFDILDTRQYRSERAYGGGWHKSGPESEAASRTMTGETQERWLLDGWKGSGATWNVVPQQVTFARRRDVPTADFKLSMDAWDGYPAARKRFLDGAEAAGVQNLMVLDGDAHVGYGFDLKKDFDDPDSRTVATEISTTSVSSGKDGADKPANFDSLVQANPHLKFYNGRRGYTVITLGTDRARADFRTVSEVTRPGGTLTTAASFVTEAGRPGLIPA; this is translated from the coding sequence ATGAACAGCCATCAGCCAGAACTGCGCGCCGCCGTACGGCGTCTGGGACGCCGTCATTTCCTCACCCTCACCGCGGCCGCCGCCGCACTCGCCTTCGCCACCGAGCTGCCGGCCGCCGGCGCGGCGAGCGTTCCCGAGCTGGACGCCAGGAAGATCACGGAGAACCCGTTCACCCTGGGCCTCGCCTCCGGAGACCCGCTTCCCGACAGCGTCGTGCTGTGGACGCGGCTCGCTCCGCGCCCCCTCGAACCCGACAGCGGCCTCCCCGAGAAGCGGGTCGTGGTCACCTGGGAACTCGCCCACGACGAGATGTTCCTGCGCCCCGTGAGGGGCGGCACCGTCACGGCCCATCCCGAGTTCGACCACACCCTTCATGTCGAGGTCCCGGGGCTCGATCCGGACCGTCCGTACTACTACCGGTTCCGCACCGGGGCCTGGGCCAGCCCCACCGGCCGCACCCGCACCGCGCCCGCCGCCGACACGGCCAAGTCGCAGCTGAAGCTGGCCGCCGTGGCCTGCCAGGCGTACCACCACGGCTACTACACCCCGTACAGGCACCTCGCCGGCGAGGACCTGGACCTGGTCGTCCACCTCGGCGACTACCTGTACGAGTACGCCGTCGACAGCGCCGGCGGCGCCCGTGGCTACACCGACCGCCTGCTGCCGGCCCACTTCGACCGCGAGGCGATGACACTCGCCGACTACCGGCTGCGGTACGCCCTGTACAAGTCCGACCCGGACCTCGCCGCCGCGCACGCCGCGCACCCGTTCGTCGTCACCTGGGACGACCACGAGACGGAGAACAACTACGCGGGCGGGAGGTCCGAGAACAACGACCCGCCCGAGGAGTTCCTGCTGCGGCGCGCCGGTGCCTACCGGGCGTACTGGGAGAACCAGCCCCTGCGCGCCCCGCAGCGGCCCCGTGGCCCCGACATGCGGCTCTACCGGCGGCTGACGTTCGGCCGACTGGCGCAGTTCGACATCCTCGACACCCGTCAGTACCGCTCGGAGCGGGCTTACGGGGGTGGCTGGCACAAGTCCGGCCCGGAGTCCGAGGCCGCCTCCCGCACCATGACCGGCGAGACGCAGGAGCGCTGGCTGCTCGACGGGTGGAAGGGCTCCGGCGCGACCTGGAACGTCGTACCGCAGCAGGTCACCTTCGCGCGCAGGCGCGACGTACCGACCGCCGATTTCAAGCTCTCCATGGACGCCTGGGACGGCTACCCCGCCGCGCGGAAGCGGTTCCTCGACGGCGCCGAAGCGGCCGGCGTCCAGAACCTGATGGTGCTGGACGGTGACGCCCATGTGGGATACGGCTTCGACCTGAAGAAGGACTTCGACGACCCGGACTCGCGGACCGTCGCCACCGAGATCTCCACCACCTCGGTCTCCAGTGGCAAGGACGGCGCCGACAAGCCGGCCAACTTCGACAGCCTCGTCCAGGCGAACCCGCACCTCAAGTTCTACAACGGCCGCCGCGGATACACGGTCATCACGCTGGGCACGGACCGCGCGCGGGCGGACTTCAGGACCGTCTCCGAGGTCACCAGGCCCGGCGGGACGCTCACCACAGCCGCCTCGTTTGTCACCGAGGCCGGTCGGCCGGGCCTCATCCCGGCCTGA
- a CDS encoding glycosyltransferase family 2 protein has translation MVQISIVVPCYNESEVLRAFHEALVDALEPIGTTFEICYVDDGSGDDTLVIIKGLAGTDGRVRYASFSRNFGKESAMLAGMRMSRGAAVVLMDADLQHPPEFIPRMLALHQHGYDQVVAQRDRAHEGALKSAVCRAYYRLVRRCMNVEIVNGAGDFRLLSRRAVDSLLSLPESNRFSKGLFSWIGFETVGFTYENVRRAAGKSKWSGRHLLNYGIDGLISFNSRPLRLAIHTGLWLFLSALVYALWIIANVVLDGVETPGYATLITAVVALSGIQLATLGVIGEYVGRIYDESKRRPHYVVRETDESAAVLSSNLSLAAGQARPEV, from the coding sequence ATGGTTCAGATTTCGATCGTCGTGCCGTGCTACAACGAAAGCGAGGTGCTCAGGGCGTTTCACGAGGCCCTCGTCGACGCTCTGGAGCCGATCGGCACGACCTTCGAGATCTGCTATGTCGACGACGGCAGCGGCGACGACACGCTCGTGATCATCAAGGGCCTCGCCGGGACCGACGGGCGGGTGCGCTACGCCTCCTTCAGCCGCAACTTCGGCAAGGAATCCGCCATGCTCGCGGGCATGCGCATGTCCCGGGGCGCCGCGGTCGTCCTCATGGACGCCGACCTCCAGCACCCGCCCGAATTCATACCGCGCATGCTGGCGCTACACCAGCACGGGTACGACCAGGTCGTCGCGCAGCGCGACCGCGCGCACGAAGGGGCGCTGAAAAGCGCGGTCTGCCGCGCCTACTACCGTCTCGTACGCCGCTGCATGAACGTCGAGATCGTGAACGGGGCCGGCGATTTCAGGCTCCTGTCCCGCCGGGCCGTCGATTCGCTCCTGTCGCTTCCCGAGAGCAATCGCTTCTCCAAGGGCCTCTTCTCCTGGATCGGCTTCGAGACGGTCGGCTTCACGTACGAGAACGTCCGGCGGGCGGCCGGGAAGTCCAAGTGGAGCGGCAGGCATCTGCTGAACTACGGCATCGACGGGCTGATCTCCTTCAACAGCCGCCCGCTGCGCCTGGCCATCCACACGGGGCTGTGGCTCTTCCTGTCCGCGCTCGTCTACGCGCTGTGGATCATCGCCAACGTCGTACTGGACGGCGTGGAGACCCCCGGCTACGCGACCCTGATCACCGCCGTCGTCGCTCTCAGCGGCATCCAGCTCGCCACCCTCGGTGTCATCGGCGAGTACGTGGGGCGGATCTATGACGAGTCGAAACGCCGCCCGCACTACGTGGTCCGTGAGACGGACGAGTCCGCCGCGGTGCTGAGCTCCAACCTCTCCCTGGCCGCCGGACAGGCGCGGCCGGAGGTATGA
- a CDS encoding GtrA family protein → MNARGLRQFAAFAAIGVVNTAVYYAVYASLNIWLPYLFAHGAGWAVSIVGSFLLNSYVTLRTKPTWRAFVRYPLSAVANVVGSGILLYVAVSRFGLPENVSALAAGVLVTPLSFLVARWAITSGAAATRASGEAERPPGAESRVTEAESNK, encoded by the coding sequence ATGAACGCCCGGGGCCTGCGCCAGTTCGCCGCCTTCGCCGCGATCGGTGTCGTCAACACGGCCGTCTACTACGCCGTGTACGCCTCGCTGAACATCTGGCTGCCGTATCTGTTCGCCCACGGTGCGGGCTGGGCGGTGAGCATCGTCGGGTCGTTCCTGCTCAACTCGTACGTCACCCTTCGTACGAAGCCGACCTGGCGCGCGTTCGTCCGCTATCCCCTGTCGGCCGTGGCCAACGTCGTGGGCAGCGGCATCCTCCTGTACGTCGCCGTGAGCCGGTTCGGCCTGCCCGAGAACGTCTCCGCGCTCGCCGCCGGTGTCCTCGTCACACCGCTGTCGTTCCTGGTCGCGCGGTGGGCCATCACCTCGGGAGCGGCCGCCACCCGGGCCTCCGGGGAGGCGGAGCGGCCGCCGGGGGCCGAGTCGCGGGTCACGGAAGCCGAGTCGAATAAGTGA
- a CDS encoding DUF6056 family protein: MTAAPGVAIPREPVPGGGGPERGSGEDRGLLRSSTTLCTTTLCTTVLCVLLLGLLTAGAYLGRYVRPSADEWCFLPKVRELGVWGMVEKFYVTDNGRIGNGLLVGMYAQFPVAGHQWFALISGALMLAVLWALTAQVLRRAGLAVPRGVPLLVASMITAVFLFATPNTYKTFYWPAASVSHTLAPVLACAAALPLLLARGRRGRIAALAVVLLSGVFMGTLSEEASVVCLVVLAGVVLLGRWVFTDRALVAARWWALTGMAGIAIGTLVLMTSPGGRRRRERFGLETTSMIAPESLKSSLRAYVHILETVFTTWQYAGAVAAGVLLGLLASGREGRSRGPEGRPRGPEGRSPVLLPVRPLLWTAFGALAFLVSGYLCTVITYPVFGARVVTAQRTWNDYLLLYVVLLAGAGAFLGRALRRRAWRTGVATAAAATVCAVTVAGLAVPLHDLGHDMRVRAQMWERQDQYLRGQAAKGARTAPYTPLSVAGTLEPFSGKGRNSWPAGCVADYYHLDRVTYSTRLP; encoded by the coding sequence GTGACGGCTGCACCGGGTGTCGCCATTCCGCGCGAACCGGTACCCGGCGGTGGCGGTCCGGAGCGGGGGAGCGGCGAGGACCGAGGACTCCTCCGGTCGTCGACGACCCTCTGCACGACGACCCTCTGCACGACGGTGCTCTGCGTGCTGCTCCTGGGACTGCTCACAGCGGGCGCGTACCTGGGGCGCTACGTCAGGCCCAGCGCGGACGAGTGGTGCTTCCTGCCCAAGGTCCGCGAGCTGGGCGTCTGGGGGATGGTCGAGAAGTTCTACGTCACGGACAACGGCCGGATCGGCAACGGCCTGCTCGTCGGGATGTACGCGCAGTTCCCGGTCGCCGGCCATCAGTGGTTCGCCCTGATCAGCGGGGCACTGATGCTGGCCGTGCTGTGGGCGCTGACCGCCCAGGTGCTGCGCAGGGCCGGCCTTGCGGTGCCGCGCGGTGTCCCGCTGCTGGTCGCCTCCATGATCACGGCGGTCTTCCTCTTCGCCACGCCCAATACGTACAAGACGTTCTACTGGCCCGCCGCCTCCGTATCGCACACTCTGGCGCCCGTTCTGGCCTGCGCGGCGGCCCTGCCGCTGCTGCTGGCGCGCGGACGCCGGGGCAGGATCGCCGCCCTGGCCGTCGTGCTCCTGTCCGGCGTGTTCATGGGCACGCTGTCCGAGGAGGCGTCGGTGGTCTGCCTCGTGGTGCTCGCGGGCGTCGTACTGCTCGGCCGCTGGGTCTTCACCGACAGGGCCCTCGTCGCCGCCCGCTGGTGGGCCCTCACCGGCATGGCCGGGATCGCCATCGGAACGCTCGTACTGATGACATCGCCCGGAGGACGCAGGAGGCGCGAGCGGTTCGGCCTCGAAACCACCTCCATGATCGCCCCGGAGTCGCTGAAGTCGTCGCTGCGCGCGTACGTACACATCCTGGAGACCGTCTTCACGACCTGGCAGTACGCGGGAGCCGTCGCGGCCGGGGTGCTGCTGGGGCTGCTGGCGAGCGGCCGGGAAGGCAGGTCACGCGGCCCGGAAGGAAGGCCACGTGGCCCGGAAGGAAGGTCACCGGTCCTCCTGCCGGTCCGGCCCCTGCTGTGGACGGCCTTCGGCGCGCTGGCCTTCCTGGTCTCGGGCTACCTCTGCACCGTCATCACGTATCCCGTCTTCGGCGCCCGTGTGGTGACCGCCCAGCGGACCTGGAACGACTACCTCCTGCTGTACGTCGTGCTCCTGGCCGGCGCCGGAGCGTTCCTGGGACGCGCGCTGCGCCGGCGCGCGTGGAGGACGGGCGTGGCGACGGCGGCCGCCGCCACGGTGTGCGCCGTGACGGTCGCGGGGCTGGCCGTTCCGCTCCATGATCTGGGGCACGACATGCGCGTGCGCGCCCAGATGTGGGAACGACAGGACCAGTACCTGCGTGGGCAGGCGGCGAAGGGCGCCAGGACGGCGCCCTACACGCCGCTCTCGGTGGCCGGGACTCTGGAGCCGTTCAGCGGCAAGGGACGCAACAGCTGGCCGGCGGGCTGTGTCGCCGACTACTACCACCTGGACCGGGTCACTTATTCGACTCGGCTTCCGTGA
- a CDS encoding LacI family DNA-binding transcriptional regulator, translating to MPTSGPGSGARPPTIADVAQAASVSRTTVSHALNGIGKVDPRTRERIKKVAAELGYRPNLRAQRLRRGQAKAIALASSMPFAVAGGPSRLGFYMEVAAAAAERALVHGYALVLVPPVQSGSALYSLDIDGAVVVEPDENDAAVAQLRERHLPYVALGRPVSPGDDAPYVDLRGGRVVELLLEHLREQGARRPALIIGAGARHSAVDARAAFERAAAAHGWDPVVATAPEEGGEQAGYESCAALLADHPETDAVCALVDAFAVGAVRAVRDSGRSIPDDVMVVTRYDGLRARTCEPPLTAVDLHLDRAAADAVELLLGRLGGAADAGGGPGAAATGAGVATVPEPRVIPRASSLRVTARA from the coding sequence ATGCCCACTTCCGGTCCCGGTTCCGGCGCACGGCCGCCGACGATCGCCGATGTCGCCCAGGCCGCCTCGGTGTCGCGGACGACTGTCTCGCATGCCCTGAACGGGATCGGCAAGGTCGACCCCCGGACCCGCGAGCGCATCAAGAAAGTCGCAGCCGAGCTCGGATACCGGCCCAATCTGCGCGCCCAGCGGCTGCGGCGGGGGCAGGCGAAGGCGATCGCGCTCGCCTCGTCGATGCCGTTCGCGGTGGCCGGCGGACCGTCCCGGCTCGGCTTCTACATGGAGGTCGCCGCGGCCGCCGCCGAGCGGGCCCTCGTGCACGGCTACGCGCTCGTGCTCGTACCGCCCGTGCAGTCGGGTTCGGCGCTGTACTCCCTGGACATCGACGGCGCCGTCGTCGTCGAACCCGACGAGAACGACGCCGCCGTGGCGCAGCTGAGGGAGCGTCACCTGCCGTACGTGGCGCTCGGTCGGCCGGTGTCGCCCGGCGACGACGCCCCGTACGTCGACCTGCGCGGCGGCCGCGTCGTGGAACTGCTGCTGGAACACCTCCGGGAGCAGGGGGCGCGCCGTCCGGCGCTGATCATCGGAGCCGGTGCCCGCCATTCGGCGGTCGATGCCCGCGCCGCGTTCGAACGCGCGGCCGCCGCCCACGGCTGGGACCCCGTCGTCGCGACGGCTCCAGAGGAGGGCGGTGAGCAGGCGGGGTACGAGAGCTGCGCCGCACTGCTGGCCGACCACCCGGAGACCGACGCGGTGTGCGCGCTCGTGGACGCCTTCGCGGTGGGCGCCGTACGGGCGGTCCGGGACAGCGGCCGGAGCATCCCCGACGACGTCATGGTCGTCACCCGGTACGACGGTCTGCGGGCCAGGACCTGCGAACCTCCGCTGACCGCCGTAGACCTGCACCTCGACCGGGCGGCCGCCGACGCCGTGGAACTGCTGCTGGGCCGGCTGGGCGGCGCGGCGGACGCCGGGGGCGGCCCCGGCGCGGCTGCGACGGGCGCGGGGGTCGCGACGGTGCCGGAGCCCCGTGTGATCCCCCGCGCCTCGTCGCTGCGCGTCACGGCGCGAGCATGA
- a CDS encoding sulfite exporter TauE/SafE family protein — protein sequence MVILAATVAVAAFVQGSSGLGFALIVAPVAGLLDPTLVPVFVLASMIPLNLYVAWRERHSLDLRGASWITAARLAATPGGLILLWAVPDRSLGLFVGAATVLAAVVSLAAPAFTPGRGAYVAAGAVTGLTETATGVGGPPLALVYQHRPPAELRSTVAVCFLVGEVASLALLFATGQGSPAQLGWVALLLPALAGGAWLSRLVHHRFDARRMRLLVLVFALVSGAVLMLAP from the coding sequence ATGGTGATCCTCGCGGCGACCGTCGCCGTCGCGGCGTTCGTCCAGGGGAGCAGCGGTCTCGGCTTCGCGCTGATCGTCGCGCCCGTGGCCGGACTGCTCGATCCCACGCTGGTCCCGGTGTTCGTCCTCGCGTCGATGATCCCTCTCAACCTGTACGTCGCGTGGCGCGAACGGCACTCCCTGGACCTGCGCGGAGCGAGCTGGATCACCGCGGCGCGGCTGGCCGCCACACCGGGCGGGCTCATCCTGCTGTGGGCCGTCCCGGACCGCAGCCTCGGCCTGTTCGTCGGAGCGGCCACCGTGCTCGCCGCGGTGGTGAGCCTCGCCGCCCCGGCGTTCACCCCCGGCCGTGGCGCGTACGTCGCCGCCGGGGCGGTCACCGGTCTGACGGAGACCGCCACCGGGGTCGGCGGACCGCCCCTGGCACTCGTCTACCAGCACCGGCCGCCCGCGGAGCTGCGCTCCACGGTCGCGGTGTGCTTCCTCGTCGGCGAAGTGGCCTCGCTCGCCCTGCTGTTCGCGACCGGGCAGGGCAGTCCGGCCCAACTGGGCTGGGTGGCGCTGCTGTTGCCCGCGCTGGCGGGGGGAGCCTGGCTGAGCCGTCTGGTGCACCACCGCTTCGACGCCCGCAGGATGCGCCTGCTCGTACTGGTCTTCGCCCTCGTCTCCGGGGCGGTGCTCATGCTCGCGCCGTGA
- a CDS encoding amidohydrolase family protein yields the protein MTDLPDPTDLSCPTDPADLRHPVRPPGPAPDRLRVDGPLLLAPDLVLTPDGPMDHYAAVVSGSTFLAVGPAEQLERTYPHLTPVRLRGHILMPGFVDAHHHLTQTFGAALAFGEPSEIFRRLWVPLEGALDEEGVYVAAKLAALESLRGGFTTVAEAGTRAPVDVELVAAAARDAGIRCVLGLVCNDTDSDADTTTILAHAEKHLVRYCTEELIHPSLAVSVPEAATARTLRDTARLAESAGAVVQIHVNEHLAAVERSLVEHGLRPLEYLHEVGALGPQLLAAHATLLTPHELTLLAGSGAAVSYNPVASAWKGNAVAPATTMAERGIRFGLGTDGTRGDAFRLTEAAEFAQRLAYGLATGDSSCGAGWTWLEHASRGGADAVGLGARTGRIAEGAAADFLLVDVSGPEMRLSWDLPWELVRRGNRDQITAVFVAGRLRLWRGWPLDWDGPALVRRAAELSRDVLSRAPVTRAHPTSTAARHAAAERSTAQ from the coding sequence ATGACCGACCTGCCCGACCCGACCGACCTCTCCTGCCCGACCGACCCGGCCGACCTGCGTCACCCAGTCCGTCCGCCCGGCCCGGCCCCCGACCGCCTGCGCGTCGACGGCCCTCTGCTCCTCGCTCCCGACCTGGTCCTGACCCCCGACGGTCCGATGGACCACTACGCGGCAGTCGTCAGCGGCTCCACCTTCCTCGCGGTCGGACCGGCCGAACAGCTGGAGCGGACGTACCCGCACCTGACGCCCGTACGGCTGCGCGGACACATCCTGATGCCGGGATTCGTCGACGCCCACCACCACCTCACCCAGACCTTCGGCGCCGCCCTGGCCTTCGGTGAGCCCTCCGAGATCTTCCGCAGGCTGTGGGTGCCCCTGGAGGGCGCTCTCGACGAGGAAGGCGTGTACGTCGCCGCGAAGCTCGCCGCGCTGGAGTCGCTGCGCGGCGGCTTCACCACCGTCGCCGAGGCGGGCACCCGGGCGCCGGTGGACGTGGAGCTGGTGGCCGCGGCCGCCCGTGACGCGGGGATCCGGTGCGTACTGGGCCTCGTCTGCAACGACACCGACAGCGACGCCGACACCACGACGATCCTCGCCCATGCCGAGAAGCACCTCGTCCGGTACTGCACCGAGGAGTTGATCCACCCGTCCCTCGCCGTCTCCGTCCCGGAGGCGGCGACGGCCCGCACCCTGCGCGACACCGCCCGGCTGGCCGAGTCGGCGGGAGCCGTCGTCCAGATCCACGTCAACGAGCATCTCGCCGCCGTGGAACGCTCCCTGGTCGAACACGGGCTGCGCCCGCTGGAGTACCTCCACGAAGTGGGCGCGCTCGGGCCGCAGTTGCTGGCCGCGCACGCCACCCTGCTCACCCCGCACGAACTGACCCTGCTCGCCGGCTCCGGAGCGGCGGTGAGCTACAACCCCGTCGCCAGTGCCTGGAAGGGCAACGCGGTGGCGCCGGCGACCACCATGGCCGAGCGCGGGATCCGGTTCGGGCTGGGCACGGACGGAACCCGGGGAGACGCGTTCCGCCTGACCGAGGCCGCCGAGTTCGCCCAGCGGCTCGCGTACGGACTGGCCACGGGGGACTCCTCCTGCGGCGCCGGCTGGACCTGGCTGGAGCACGCGAGCCGGGGTGGCGCCGACGCCGTCGGGCTCGGCGCCCGTACCGGCCGGATAGCCGAGGGCGCCGCCGCCGACTTCCTGCTCGTGGACGTGAGCGGTCCGGAGATGCGATTGTCCTGGGACCTGCCGTGGGAGCTGGTACGGCGCGGCAACCGCGATCAGATCACCGCCGTCTTCGTCGCCGGCCGGCTGCGCCTGTGGCGCGGCTGGCCGCTCGACTGGGACGGGCCGGCCCTGGTACGGCGGGCCGCCGAACTGAGCCGGGACGTACTGTCGCGGGCCCCCGTGACCCGCGCCCACCCCACGTCCACGGCCGCGCGGCACGCCGCGGCCGAGCGGAGCACGGCCCAGTGA